Genomic window (Paenibacillus sp. 37):
ACCACCATATGATGTGACCCTTGTAGGGCTCCGTTTAGGAGCCGCATGAAGGTGCATTATTGGTGATGGACATAAAAGTCGGTTCCTTCGGGGACCGGCTTTTTTATATACAGTGAACGGGCGATATAGCACGTACTCCATCGACTTCTTTTTCAATAACCTGCGAAAGTGGGCTTGGATGATGAGAGAGAAGTCACCATAGATCCATGATCTGTGGTAGCCTCCGTTCTGTCGTTAACTGTACATGAATAATGTCTCCCTCTGGTCTGGCGTAGGATCGCTCTTTCTTCTCTGCATTGCGCATGATTTGGGACAGGTACGTAAGCGAGCTAATGACGATACCAACCAAACAAGCGATGAACACTGAGGAGGAGACAATCGAACATGAGTACAGGAAATCAAACGGGACAACAAGCGATGGAACAGGAACATAACGGTCAGCAGGTGGAAAAAGAAACAGGAGCGGCCGGACGGGTTCAGCCCTTTCCGGGCAGCCGCAAAGTCTACATTCAGGGCTCACGGTCGGACATTGCTGTACCGGAGCGTGAGATAGCCCTTCATGACACGAATACTCCCCAAGGGGTGGAGCATAACGAACCGCTGCGTGTCTACGATACGAGCGGCCCCATGACCGATCCCGCATTTCATGCGGATATCCGTGCAGGTCTGCCAGCCCTGCGCACCCGTTGGATCACAGAGCGCGGCGATGTTGAAGCTTATCGGGGCCGTACGGTTAAACCGGAGGATAACGGACTGAAGCCCGGAGGGAAGAGAGCCGGCGCCGAAGAGTACCCCGGATTACGTGGCAAACCGCTGCGGGCACAGCCAGGACGCTGTGTGACCCAGATGCACTACGCGAGACAGGGAGTCATTACGGCAGAGATGGAATTCGCCGCCATTCGTGAGGGCGTGGAACCGGAATTTGTACGTCAGGAGCTGGCGAGTGGACGGGCCATTCTGCCATCCAACATCAATCACCCGGAGAGTGAGCCGATGTTGATCGGTCGTCATTTTCACGTGAAGATCAATGCCAACATAGGGAACTCTGCCGTATCCTCTTCCATCGAGGAAGAGGTGGAGAAGATGACTTGGGCAGTACGCTGGGGATCGGATACCGTGATGGATCTGTCCACAGGCAAAAACATTCATACGACCCGGGAATGGATCATTCGTAATTCTCCTGTGCCGATTGGTACGGTACCGCTGTATCAAGCGCTGGAGAAGGTGAATGGCGAAGCGGAGGCGCTGACCTGGGAGTTGTACCGTGACACACTCATAGAGCAGGCAGAGCAAGGCGTGGACTACTTTACGATTCATGCAGGTGTACTGCTGCGTTATATCCCGATGACGGCCAAACGGATGACAGGCATTGTGTCCCGGGGCGGGTCCATTATGGCAGCATGGTGTCTGGCGCATCATCAGGAGAATTTTTTGTACACTCATTTTGAAGAAATCTGCGAGATTATGAAAAGGTATGATGTGGCGTTTTCGCTGGGAGATGGACTTCGTCCAGGCAGTATCTACGATGCCAATGACGAAGCTCAGATGGCAGAACTGGCTACGCTCGGGGAACTGACGCAGATCGCATGGAAGCATGATGTGCAGGTGATGATCGAAGGCCCGGGTCATGTGCCGATGCACAAGATCAAAGAGAATGTGGATCTACAGATGGAGATCTGTAAAGAAGCACCTTTCTACACACTGGGGCCGCTAACGACCGACATTGCGCCAGGATATGATCACATCACGTCTGCCATTGGGGCAGCCATGATTGGCTGGTTCGGCACGTCGATGCTCTGTTATGTTACGCCAAAAGAACATTTGGGCCTGCCCAACAAGGACGATGTGCGCGAAGGGGTTATCGCCTACAAGATCGCAGCTCATGCCGCCGATCTGGCGAAAGGCCATCCACGTGCTCAACGCCGCGATGACGCATTGTCCAAAGCGCGGTTCGAGTTCCGTTGGCGTGACCAGTTCAACCTGTCACTGGACCCTGAACGTGCGTTGTCCTACCATGATGAGACTCTGCCAGCAGAAGGGGCCAAAGAAGCTCATTTCTGCTCCATGTGCGGACCAAAGTTCTGTAGCATGCGCATTACGCAGGACATTCGTGCCTTTGCCGCTGATAAAGGATTGTCCGAGAATGAGGCTGTAGCTGCCGGGATGCGGGAAAAGGCCGAGGAATATCGGACACGCTCCTAAGGAAGCCAAGTGATGAAGGTTTTTGAAGCTTTAAATTATAAATATTGATTAAAGTTTGGACAAGGCCAAACCCGCTTCACCGTAACTCTTGGATTCAATCCAACTTACGCCAAATCTGAAATAGGATACCTGCGATGACAAACAGCACGCCATCAGAAAGTTTAAGATTACTAGCATGTAGAAGTGCGGAAGAACCCATACCGACTAGGAACAAGATAAGAATATATAAAAATCGCATTAATTTATTCACCTCTCTTTTTGAGTGAAATGTGTAAAAGAGAACGATTGTTATATCGTTCTCTTTTGTGAATTTAAATTTATTCTACCTTTTATTACATAAACATATTTAACAAAGACTTTATTAATAATTAAAATTTTTAAGTGTACCTCTGGAATCATTATCAGCAGAGCCTGAGAAGCTAACCTCTAGAGCTCCAAAACTCAATCCTACACTGCCCGTACCTTTAATGTGGTAGTAATTGGATTGTATTTGAGATAGACCACTTTGATTTCCTTGCTTTTTATGTTCTATTGTAAAGACGGCAGAGGCAACCTGTTCTGTTATAATAATGCCCCCTTTGAGATCAGCATTGAATCCAACACCATTCTCACCAGTATATGAGAAATTACGTCCACTTCCTAAAGTTGTAAACGTAGAGTTTCCGCTATACTTGACTTTATCTTCATAATACCCAGAACCTGGAACTGTTCTCCAAATTTCTTTATCAAAAGAAGCGCCATAAGCATCAGATAAGCGCCAAAAAGGCATTGATTTCCACTTTCCTGTTAATGCAACCATAAACCGCTCACGATTATTAACATTATCAGTTCGAACTATGGTTATATAATAGTCAAATTGATCATCCTTGATATTTCCAAGTGGTCCAACCTCTCCGTTGAATTCAGGTGCTGAGGCTTTTTCATGAGCCACTACTTCAATTGATCCATCTTCTTTCGAAAGACTTTTCTTAAACTCAGGGCTCCAGGATTCTATTACTTCATAAGGAATACCCTGCTTTAATAAAGTTATATCCAATTTCACAGTTTTATTCTCTGCAGAAGCGAAAGCACTGGTAGGAATAAGTAATAGGCATAGACAGCAAACCAACAGTAACTTCGATAAACGCAATAATTTCAATGTAAAACCTCACCCTCTGAGTAATTTGTTAAATTATAACAATCTAAATTTATCATATAACCCTAGGTTTGTACACCTAAATTATGTATATTTAATTATTATTTTAAAAAAATAGGATTAATATGTATTTATGTAAATAATAAATTAAACATAATTATATTTATGCTACTAACTCTTAACAAGATCACAGGAGCACATCCAATTTGTATCAATTAATTGTTTGATGCATCTACTGTCGAGCCACGCCCAAATTCTTCTCCAAATACGTCGCAAGCAATGCCAGCGGGCTATGGATTGGAATACCGCGATCTATTGTGACCTGTGCAGCTGCGGGAGCCATAGACAGTTGGGCTGCCACTACCGTTTTACCCGGATGCTGCTCAGCAATCTGCTGTAATCCCTCACGTACCGCTGTGAGATATCCTTGCTGATCTCCACGCATAATCAACTCAAATGTCCCAGGGATGCACACCGCATCCGTCTGAGATGTCTTGGCAACGTGTAGTTGCCCATTCTCATCCTCTTGCTGTAATGCCTGATTCAACCGTGCCATCGATCCTTCAACGGTTGCCGGGTTGGTGAATGCGATTATGTAATCTCCTGTTACTCGCCGCATCTCCTGCAATAACGGATCATCTATGCCGATCACAGGCACAGGGACCTGTGTGGCTTCCTGCTCCAGTACTGTCGCAAACAGGGTACACGTGACCAGAATGGCATCGGCATGACACTTAGCGATCCATTGGAGCGTCTGGGCTACTTTCTCGTGAATGACGACCTCGGAAAAGTCAGCGTCATGTTTAAGGCGGTCCAGACCTGGATCGACGTAATGGACTAATTCAACTTCATAAGGAGCAAGCGTCTCTTTAATTAAGGCAATGTTGGAATAATGAGCGTGAAAACAACCAATGGTGATCATGTGCTAAGTCCCCTTTTACAGTTCGTATATGTCATGGATCTCGTAGATATTTAAAACCATTATAGAAACATGACTGAGGACTGTACAGTTGTTTATTGCTCAACGCCAATAACCGCCCTTCCGCCAAGCTGCGGAAAGACGGTTGATAAGCGGACTCGAATAGGGTCCGGTGTCCATTTTTATCTAAGGGAAGGAGAAGCATTTTTCTTCGCCATTTTTTGCTGTAGAATTTCATGAAAGGATAGACCTTGAGTGTTCTCATTCTCCTTTTTAGGAGCAGTGGTCGCCGTGTTGCGCGGATATTGGTGATGGTACGGGATCATTTGCTGAATAGGCATGCGGATCATCTTGGTTCCTCCTTTGATGCGTTTTTTCGAATTATGTATTTCGACTGGTTACCATGCCAGGTGCGCATATAGGTACATGTGACTTGTTAGACGAAATAGAAGAGTTTAAAGCGTAATTCCAATTGGATTGTAGTGATTTTACCCGGTTTTAAGGAGATGTAAACGTTTTTAGGGAAATTCAGGAGTAAAGGACCTGATATGAGAGGGTGTACATGGGAAGATCGAATCGGTTGTTATGCGAATAGTCCCAATTTTAAGGAAGTCAATGGTACCCGCATATGAGGCATATTATCTGGTTAAATGATGCAAAGCATGCTAACTAACTTGGTACCATGGTCGGGTTGTTTAGGGAGTAATGTAGTTCCGGATATAACAAAAAAGCTGCCGAGTGTACTCGACAGCTTGCGTGATATGAAGAAGGATGCGAACTAACTTTGATTCTGACTGAGATGTATATCGTACTACTTTTATCTACTTTGGCGAACAGCGATGTATATATCCACTTGTACACTTTCGGGATTCAGGCTGCGTTCATCATACAATTCAAAATCCCCGGTGAACGTACGATCGATTTGTTTCTCCCATGCCCACACGGCTCCCCATGCTTCACTAACAACCTCTGCCATTGGCCCTTTTCTGGAAGTGAATACGGCGTAAGTTGCAGGCGGGAGCAGAATGTCGTCCAATCCTTCAGGTAATGACTCCTCCGAACTGACCTCATGCCCTACCAGTATGGTGTACTCTCCGGTTATGCCATCGGTGTAATCCGTGTAACAGCCATAGCGGGCAGCTTCGGGTGCAGGGAGGTGCTCTGAGGCAAAATAATTGTTCCAGAGTCCCTGAATACAGCCTTTGCCACTAATCTCAATGGCATTGGTTGTGCGGGCGGATATGCCGGCCAGGCGTTTGCCCGGAAGGGTGACATAACGAACGGGCTGGGCAGATAACGATTGAGTTGTTGTAACCTGACCTGGTATAGCGGAAGTGACAGAGTTTTCAGCTGGAGATACTTCGTGTTGATCCGTTGTATTCGTGCGCCAACGTTTCAAAAAAGGAAGCTGATTACGCAGCATCGAACGAGCGGATTCCTCATCCATGCCCTCGTCCTTCAGAATGGCGGTGCACATCTCCGTCATGCCTTCCAGTGAAATACCGGGCTGCGCGAACTCGCCCTCTTTGTAACAATAGATACAGTATTCGCGGGTTGTGCTTCCATCTGCTTCCGTTCCGAATTGTGCAGGGGTGGTGAGTGGCATACCGCAGCTTTGACATACCGTAACATTCATCTTTCATTCCTCCTTGGGTATATATGCAACTTCAACCTGAACATATTTGAAGTATACGGGGAGGAACTGGACAACTGTCTGTCAGGTTTGATCGGAGGTTTTATAATTTTGAACAATTTGTTCGGCTATACGACACACGTTATCCCGAATATGCAACGGTTCCAGGACCTCAACATCCGCCCCAAAGCCCAAGATGAAGCCGTACAGCCAGTTATCTTCTGGAAAAGCGACCTGGCTGATATAATACCCGTTCCTGTCAGGCAATACATTTTCAATACCGAACCATTCCTCCGCAAGATGACGGATACGGGCATGGAATCTCAGGGTAATCCCAATCTGGTTGTCTGGCCGGCTCCATTCCTGCTGCCACGGCCGGTCTTGAAGGTTGATGGATTTTCGTTCATAGTGCTCTGTAGTAAGAGAGACGTCTTTCATACGAACCAGCTTGAACATGCGGAATTCATTTCGTTCATGGCAAAAAGCATACAGATACCACGCGTGCCTCTTCAGTACAAGCGTGTGGGGTTCAACTGTACGATAGGTCTGTGCACCTTCGGCGCTGCAATAGGCGAAATAAATGCATTGTAGTTGATCGATTCCCTGATCAATGACTTTTAATTTTTGTTGCAGCGCTTCAGGGTGTGTCCACGTTGAATGATCCACGATGAATCGGTGCGTGCTGGCCTGAAAATCTTCATTTTTGGCTTCCGGGACGATACTGCTTAGCTTTTCCACCAACAGTTCACGTGCAGCATTTGTATGTGAGGTCGATATACTGCGCAGGGCGGTGACGATGGAAACAAGATCCTTATCGGTTAACAGATTGCGATCCAGACGATACCCTTCCGCTAGGCCGATGCCTCCGCTTGCTCCCTGATAGGTCACGACCGGAATTCCGGCTTGTCCCAATGTGTCGATATCCCGATAGATCGTACGAATGGAAACTTCAAACATATCGGCCAGGTCTTTGGCCTGTAACCGCCCCCGGTTGATAAGCAGTACAACGATGGCTAACAAACGCTCCAGTTTCATAGTTAGGGTTTCCTTTCATTTATGGTTATAACATTGCTTTCAATTGTTTATCTGGTACTTATCTGTTAGATTCATAGGTGTTATATTGCCCAGCATCCCATATAGGAGTGAAATAAGCAATGAAGCGAATTACGATTCTGATTGCGGACGATGAGGTAGAGATCGCAGATCTGGTGGCTTTACATTTACAAAAAGAAGGCTATCATACCGTCAAGGCATCTGACGGACAGTCGGCACTACAGGCGATTCAGACACATGCCATTGATTTGGCCGTACTGGACATTATGATGCCGGGTATGGACGGGTACGAGGTGACCCGCAAAATACGGGAGCAGCATCATTTTCCGATCATTTTCCTGAGTGCCAAAACCTCGGATATGGATAAAATTACGGGGCTGGTAATGGGTGCCGATGATTATATGACCAAACCATTTAACCCGATGGAGCTTGTAGCACGCGTGAATTCTCAATTGCGTCGCTCATTGCAATTCAGCCAGTCCACAGCGGCGGTTCAGCGCTCGATTCTGGAAAAGGGCGGACTTGTCATTATACCTGAACAGCATAGCGTGACGCTTTACGGTAAACCGCTGGAGTTAACACCGAAGGAATTTGATATTTTAGTGTTGCTCGCGAGCAATCCAAAACAGGTCTTCAGCGCAGAAAGCATTTTTGAAAAGGTGTGGGGAGAGGCTTATTTCGAAAGTGGCAATACCGTTATGGTACATATTCGGACGCTGCGCAAGAAGCTCGGAGAAGATGTGGACAAGAACAAGTTTATCAAAACGATCTGGGGCGTGGGGTACACGTTCAATGACTAAACGCAGAAGCTTTCGCACAACGATGATTATGCTGCTCGGTCTAAGCATGCTGTCTTCTGGCGCTGTAACATTTATCGTGTACAGGCTCTTGCAGTTGTATTATTCAGGTGTGCGGATGGAAGATCCGCTGGCGGAATATCGAAATATCATGAGAAGTATTGGCGATTTATATGTCTTTATGCTGCTCTTCATCCCGCTTGCGATTTTATTTTTCTACTTGTTTACGAGACCCTATGTCACGTATTTCAAAGAGATTTCCACAGGCATTAATCACTTAGCGAACGGAGACTTTCAGCATCGTGTTCAGATTTCGTCCAAGGATGAATTGGGTTCGATTGCGGAGGGTATGAATATGGCAAGCCAGAAGCTGCGGGAGGCGATGGAACGAGGTGACTTTGCCGAGAACAGCAAAGACCAGCTCATCGTAAACCTTGCGCATGATCTGCGTACACCGTTAACCTCCGTGCTGGGCTATCTGGATCTCCTTATGAAGGATGATCAGCTGACAGAGGAACAGGTTCGGCATTTTACGTCGATTGCATTCACCAAATCACAGCGTCTGGAGAAGCTGATTGATGATTTGTTCGAAATTACCCGCATGAATTATGGCATGCTACCGATCAATAAGGCTCCACTGGATCTTAGTGAATTGCTGAAACAGATGAACGAAGAGCTCTATCCTGTATTTGAAAAGAACCAACTGGTCACCCGCTTGAAAATAGACACTGACCTTACCATCTCTGGTGATGGCGAGTTGCTGGCTCGTGTGTTCGAGAATCTGCTGATTAACGCTGCACGGCACGGCAAGGACGGCATGTACGTGGATATTAACGGATATCGTGATGCGGAACAGGTTATCATTCAGGTGATTAACTATGGCGGACATATTCGTCCAGAGGAATTGCCACATATTTTCGATATGTATTATACCGGAGATCGTGCCAGAACCCCTCAGGAGGGTGGGACAGGCCTCGGCTTATTCATAGCACGTAATATCGTGGAACAGCATGACGGTACAATTTCAGCCCAGAGTGATGTGGTACGGACATTATTTGAAGTTCGTTTGCCCCTATTGCAATGAGGTTCGACGTCAAATTTAAGAAAAACTTTAAAAATGCCCTGCTTTTTCTTTAACTTGTTTTGTCTATCCTTGATGTATGAGGTAAAAGGAGGAACAAGCATGAAGAAGTGGGGCTTTTTAATATGTATCGTTTTGATCGGATATATCGTTACACAATCACCAGGATGGATTCATCAAAAGGATGAGCTACCTATCGAGATTCAGAATACGTGTGAAAATCCCGCAGGTTATACGGTATCTGTCACGGGAAATATTCAGGATCAGGTACATAAGGGCAATTTGTTACTGGTTAATAAGCAATACCCCGTTCATGAGGAAGGGGTTAAATCGGATATTGTATATGTGGCGGATGAGGATGATCTGCTTCGTGGATATGGAATAATGGATCGGAAAATCATGTTATCCCGGCAGGTGGCACAGGAGTTTCGGAAGATGGTTGAAGCAGCAGGCGAAGAGGGAGTCCGATATTTTCTTGTCAGCAGCGGGTACAGGGACTTTGCGAAGCAGGACGAGCTGTATCAGGAAAAGGGTGAAGACTATGCACTGCCTGCCGGTCACAGTGAGCACAATCTCGGGTTATCCCTGGATGTCGGTTCCACATTGGCTGCTATGAATGAAGCACCAGAGGGAGCCTGGCTGGAGAAGAATGCATGGAAATACGGATTTGTTTTGCGTTATCCGAAGGATAAAGTGCGCATCACGGGAATACAGTATGAACCATGGCACTTTCGATATGTAGGGCTGCCGCACAGTGCTGTCATGTATAAGAATAATCTGGTGCTGGAAGAGTATTTGGATTTGCTAAAAGAGAAAGAGAACATTAATGTGGAGGTAGAGGGTGAGGCGTATCATATTCGCTACTATGGAGCCACCCGAGATACGACCGTTTACATACCTGAGCAAGGCCAAACTGAAATCTCGGGTGATAACATGGATGGCGTCATTGTCACCGTAAAGAAATAACAGGGCAGCACAAAGGAGGAGGAGCAGCAGCATGAAGCACAACAACCAGAAGAAAAACAAACATTACATCCTTTGGATTGCCGTTTTCATTATCTATGTATATCTACTTACGAAGCTGATCCTGTTCAAAGGAAGCCCGGTCGATTTTGGCATCGTGAAGGTTCGACTGATGGCGTTCTTGCAACAACCGGATCTGATCCATACACGAACTGTCAACCTGACGCCATTTCAGGAAATTTCACGAGACTGGAACAGTCTGTCGTTACATCGTCCGGGCACCGCAATCCATCTGGTAGGCAATATATGGGCCTTTATTCCACTGGGCATCTTCATCCCTGTGTTGACGGGCAACAAGTTATTCTCTGGAGTAAAGGTACTCCTGCTGTCCCTGCTGCTCAGTTTGGGTTATGAAGTGACACAGTTGTTGACGGGGATGGGAATATTTGATGTGGATGATCTGATGCTTAATACACTCGGCGGCTTGATTGGATATATTGTTTTCACTATGGCTATGGGTCTGAAAAAGGTGTTGTCGGGAGGAGAATCCCGCGTGACGACGAAAAAGTTAAATTCTAAGGAAAGTCACGTGTAAGGAGGGGAACAACTTGATTATAATAGCTGCAATCTTCATTAGCGCAGGGCTAATGTTTCTCGTGTATCCACACAAGGTAACAGATGCTTCGGAGAAACAGATTACGGAGCGAGTGATCGCGTCGAGATGGATCGGTGGCTCGTTAATAGCTCTGTCATGTTTGTTTCTGATCATGGGTACGATTCAACTGTTAGATCAAGCATCACATCACATTGGGCATTAAAAGGCAGTTGGTCTTGAAGCAACGGAGAACACACATACTGAAAACAAAGGCTCTCCATCACTGTGCAGATTGCACGTTACGGGGAGTTTTTTTGTTGTTTCATAAGGTATCGAATTTAGGATAGGATCAGTGAACTTTGCGAGTAACATCGCAAATGAGGTAGAGTAGAGATGATGCGTTAGTACCTATTCCTTACAAAAAAGGAGGATATACATTGTATTCATTAGCTAAAGAACTAGCAGGAACCATGAAAGCCATTATGCAAATTGAAACCGAAATTGCTGAAGCTAAGATTGATCAACAGGCTGAAGAGATCATACTTGGTATGGAAGAGAGAAGATCGGCTTTAATAAATAATGTCACACGTGATGAATTATTGGTCATCCAAACAGTGATGAACGTAGGAAGGTCAGAAAGAGGGTATCGTTATCATTTTAATTCGGAAGACGTTGAGATTATTAACCTTCCCGTTGAGTTAAACGAGCATGAGTTGATGCAGAAATATTCCTACTATCTGATACATAAAACCAAAGAGGAATTAGCATGTGAAATTGAATATCATACGCTTGTCTCATCATTTCTAAAAGAAGGTATAGAGATCTTAAAACTCTAGACCGTTACCCGACATACTAATAGGGGGTCTGCAAGATGATAATGAAAATTTCGTATTATACGCCAGATGGATTCTACTATTATGTCCCCGATCAATATGCAGAGAAGATGGAAGAGTGGAGAATTCAATTTTCAGATTTTTTGCAGAGTATAGAGGGGAAACATCCATTCACAGAATACGTGGAGTCCATTAATTATGAGGGTAAGTTGGAATATGCTATTTTTGGACGTAGTTATGGCGGAGATGAGTTTGTAGACTGGATTAACGTAGAGAAATTAAACTGCAGAGGTATATATCGTATAGCTGAGCCACCTGATGATTCGGAAGTTGGCTTGAAGATTGATTTTTAACCATACCCCGATTATAAAAAGCAAAGCCAAAAAAGCTCCCCGCCACGTGCTGATTGCACGTAATGGGGAGCTTTTTTGTATAACTTCATCGCATTAATGATTTATATCATTAAGCTTTTTTCATCATTTGACGCAATACGGTTTGCAGGATACCGCCGTTATGGTAGTAATCCACGTCAACCATGCTGTCCAAACGAGCGATGACAGGGAATTCGAACTGTGTACCGTCTTCACGAGTTACGGTAACTTTCAACTCTTGTCCTGGCTTCACGTCATTGCTGAGGCCAGTAATGTCGTACGTTTCACGTCCGTTCAGACCAAGGCTGGACCAGCCGTGACCTTCCTGGAATTGCAATGGCATTACGCCCATGCCGACCAGGTTACTACGGTGAATCCGCTCGAAGCTTTCTGCGATAACGGCTTTGACGCCGAGCAGGAATGTTCCTTTTGCCGCCCAGTCACGGGAGCTTCCTGTACCATACTCTTTACCAGCGATAACGATCAGGTTCTGTCCTTCATCCTGATACTTCATGGAAGCATCGTAGATGGACATTTCTTCGTCTGTTGGCAGGTACTTCGTAATGCCGCCCTCAGTACCCGGAGCCACCTGGTTACGAATACGAATGTTAGCAAACGTACCACGCATCATGACTTCATGGTTACCACGGCGTGAACCGTACGAGTTGAAGTCTTTGCGCTCTACGCCATGTTCTTTCAGGTACAGTCCAGCTGGGCTGGATGGTGCAATATTACCTGCTGGCGAGATGTGATCCGTTGTTACGGAATCCGCAAGCAATGCCATAACACGTGCAGAACGGATATCTGCGATATCGTTCAACTTGTCGCCAAGCTCTTGGAAGAACGGAGGATTCTGAATGTATGTGGAGTTCGGATCCCACTCGTACAATTCACCTTCCGGTACAGAAATTGAATTCCAACGCTCATTGGCTGTAAATACATTCTCGTACTTGTTGCGGAACATCTGAGCGTTCAGGGAACTTGCGATGGTATCCTTGATTTCCTCGGAAGTAGGCCAGAGGTCTTTCAGGAACACAGGCTCATTGTTCGTATCATAACCGATTGGATCGGTTTCAAAGTCAATATTCACGGTACCCGCAAGTGCATACGCCACAACGAGTGGTGGTGATGCCAGGTAGTTGGCTTTAACCTGTGCATGCACACGGCCTTCAAAGTTACGGTTACCGGACAATACAGCCGCTACGGTCATATCGTTCTCAGCAATAGCTTCGCTCACTTCGTCCGGCAGTGGGCCGGAGTTACCGATGCACGTTGCACAACCGTAGCCGGCAACGTTGAATCCGAGTTTGTCGAGATACGTGATCAGACCTGCTTTTTCCAGGTACTCGGTAACCACAAGGGAACCTGGTGTCAGACTGCTTTTCACATATCCTGGTTTGGTCAGGCCGCGTTCAACTGCTTTTTTCGCCAGTAGTCCCGCTCCAACCATAACACTTGGATTCGAAGTGTTCGTACAACTTGTGATCGCCGCGATCACAACAGCGCCTGCCTTCAGTTCACTGTTGGAACCGTCCGGATGCTTCACAGGTACGGATTGTTCGATTTTCTCATCGCTCAGACCGTAGCCGCCTTTATCTACAGGTGTGCGAATGATGCTGTTGAAGCTTTCTTTCATTTGTGTCAGCTCG
Coding sequences:
- a CDS encoding VanZ family protein; amino-acid sequence: MKHNNQKKNKHYILWIAVFIIYVYLLTKLILFKGSPVDFGIVKVRLMAFLQQPDLIHTRTVNLTPFQEISRDWNSLSLHRPGTAIHLVGNIWAFIPLGIFIPVLTGNKLFSGVKVLLLSLLLSLGYEVTQLLTGMGIFDVDDLMLNTLGGLIGYIVFTMAMGLKKVLSGGESRVTTKKLNSKESHV
- the acnA gene encoding aconitate hydratase AcnA; translated protein: MSAKNHFSAARSLEVGGKSYRYYSLDALQENGHGDLSRLPFSIKVLLEAAIRQFDGRAITEEHVKQLTGWADGRDNNKEIPFIPARIVLQDFTGVPVVVDLAAMRDTVKKAGGDPKQINPLVPVDLVIDHSVMVDAFGTNDALDYNIKVEFERNEERYRFLRWAQTAFNNFRAVPPSTGIVHQVNLEYLASVAATKTVDGETVVFPDSLVGTDSHTTMINGLGVVGWGVGGIEAEAGMLGQPLYFVTPDVIGFKLTGSLSEGATATDLALTVTQLLRKKGVVGKFVEFYGPGLANIGLADRATVANMAPEYGATIGFFPVDSETLNYLRNTGRPDEQVELVEAYYKAQGMFRTSSTVDPEFTDVIELDLGSVVPSLAGPKRPQDRIELTQMKESFNSIIRTPVDKGGYGLSDEKIEQSVPVKHPDGSNSELKAGAVVIAAITSCTNTSNPSVMVGAGLLAKKAVERGLTKPGYVKSSLTPGSLVVTEYLEKAGLITYLDKLGFNVAGYGCATCIGNSGPLPDEVSEAIAENDMTVAAVLSGNRNFEGRVHAQVKANYLASPPLVVAYALAGTVNIDFETDPIGYDTNNEPVFLKDLWPTSEEIKDTIASSLNAQMFRNKYENVFTANERWNSISVPEGELYEWDPNSTYIQNPPFFQELGDKLNDIADIRSARVMALLADSVTTDHISPAGNIAPSSPAGLYLKEHGVERKDFNSYGSRRGNHEVMMRGTFANIRIRNQVAPGTEGGITKYLPTDEEMSIYDASMKYQDEGQNLIVIAGKEYGTGSSRDWAAKGTFLLGVKAVIAESFERIHRSNLVGMGVMPLQFQEGHGWSSLGLNGRETYDITGLSNDVKPGQELKVTVTREDGTQFEFPVIARLDSMVDVDYYHNGGILQTVLRQMMKKA